One stretch of Pomacea canaliculata isolate SZHN2017 linkage group LG11, ASM307304v1, whole genome shotgun sequence DNA includes these proteins:
- the LOC112575247 gene encoding golgin subfamily A member 2-like isoform X2 — MRTHQPKMADSSKKDKIAAAKKKLKQFQQRSGRTPSRSPARQAPPHTAAVDECEGSVKDNDKTSRKSSCNISPASQELVINISNRGRPVSKVLGNLQTSSQNEPKTSFGTNMESQNNSSQAFAPWFPSARTTASTESLHQLSRQLNGLLAETAEFTGNGDESGNSSVEELEKRNRELAASLELHSQANEQLNTQNQQLRDRVKNLQEQLESEKNTFHEKYKKDVASLKEQLQVHIQTIGILVAEKTELQSQVGQSQRIADQRLEEIEELSGRLKASRQRVADLERSLSTSSQSGHQLEKVNREHAKEIDRLKLELYKSNKGLEESQQQISELVSKLNSKGKETEEQEATIEDLRKRLEMAEIYAQQLSSETESYGGNVKMITDLETEKDTLQLKIKQIEESLQSVRQEKEQIRDHFQQNADQLTHQIQHLTKQVAALSEEREILLVKQHEQESVVLELQHKLQNSENNQQKGENIVAQAHLANDFEQLKKDLQELQERHEAQIRDNAQLSRLLEERELTVLELEQQVEQMGSEVGDRTQLLESVQSDRTALSRALSQNKELKIQLAELQNGFVKMSNDNMELVTKLQAVEHSNNDMAARLAIQEDDTKDLRELVSRKEQEVQAYKEELQVVQRQQYHQDQIQDRLRHYEAQAQLVETLQNELTSAQDMMEALTTQNSELRTMLIKATEVKQHPESSDENGASSHRDELIESLTASIRQLEMERTQLYENLKEQRHLSDNLSVKVADLQEDVIRKSTDYVNSDKISWSEYEQLKTAMEMIQEKYTRVMKDKAELSDKADQLEHLVVQLQGETDTIGEYISLYHHQRALLQQRELQKNDYISQLARDREQLQDKLGELQALVMQLLGERKMLHSYHEESGAGTQQQHDGHHHHHHPHHPHHHASLDPTIQPHLTPHKSVMNGPVENNYQDWPDYTSSESDTESEVEPIVGGTDTSPPSLLQEASDEMVTQHTHDPEQSSGQHHTHSHSSCTVTGNACTIREEDQTAHRILNLLSELGHSNLVEKVPFAERNFLPCKYCKGAIQVI; from the exons ATGCGCACGCATCAGCCGAAAATGGCCGACAGTagcaagaaagacaaaattgcAGCTGCAAAAAAGAAG TTGAAACAGTTTCAGCAGCGTTCAGGGCGCACGCCTAGCCGATCACCTGCTCGCCAAGCACCTCCTCacactgctgctgttgatgagtGTGAGGGCAGTGTCAAGGACAATGATAAGACATCACGCAAGTCTAGTTGCAACATTTCACCAGCTTCCCAAGAG CTAGTGATCAATATCAGTAACAGGGGTCGACCTGTCAGTAAAGTTTTGGGAAATTTGCAGACATCAAGCCAGAATGAGCCAAA AACATCCTTTGGAACAAACATGGAGAGCCAAAACAATTCATCGCAAGCCTTTGCTCCTTGGTTTCCCTCAGCCAG GACTACAGCATCCACAGAGAGTCTGCACCAGCTGTCACGGCAACTGAATGGTTTGCTAGCTGAG ACTGCTGAGTTCACTGGAAATGGTGATGAGTCTGGAAATTCTAGTGTAGAGGAGCTTGAG aaaagaaacagagaattGGCAGCCTCACTGGAGCTACATTCACAAGCAAATGAGCAGCTAAACACTCAAAACCAGCAGTTG AGAGACCGTGTAAAGAACCTGCAAGAGCAGTTAGAGAGTGAGAAGAACACTTTTCatgaaaagtacaaaaaggATGTTGCTTCCTTGAAGGAACAGCTGCAG GTCCATATTCAAACAATTGGCATCCTTGTAGCAGAAAAAACAGAGCTACAGTCACAAGTGGGCCAGTCCCAGAGGATAGCAGATCAAAGATTAG AGGAGATTGAGGAACTGAGTGGGCGGCTAAAAGCATCAAGACAGCGGGTAGCTGATCTGGAAAGAAGCTTGTCAACATCATCTCAGTCAGGCCATCAGCTAGAGAAG gtcaACAGGGAGCATGCCAAGGAGATAGATCGACTAAAATTAGAGTTGTATAAATCCAA CAAAGGTCTTGAAGAAAGCCAGCAACAAATATCAGAACTTGTTTCAAAATTGAATTCCAAG GGTAAAGAGACAGAAGAACAGGAAGCTACAATAGAAGACCTCAGAAAACGTCTGGAGATGGCAGAGATCTATGCCCAGCAG TTGTCAAGTGAGACTGAGAGTTATGGTGGCAATGTGAAGATGATAACAGAtctggagacagagaaagacacactgcagctgaaaataaaacag ATTGAAGAGAGCCTACAGTCCGTGAGACAGGAGAAAGAGCAAATTCGTGACCACTTTCAGCAGAATGCAGATCAGCTGACTCACCAGATCCAGCATTTGACAAAGCAG GTGGCAGCACTGTCTGAAGAAAGGGAAATACTGCTTGTAAAGCAGCATGAACAGGAAAGTGTGGTGCTGGAGCTGCAGCATAAATTGC aaaattctgAAAACAATCAACAGAAGGGAGAAAATATTGTGGCACAAGCCCATCTTGCTAATGATTTTGAACAGTTGAAGAAAGATCTTCAGGAACTTCAGGAAAGGCATGAAGCACAGATACGCGACAATGCCCAGCTGAGCAG ATTGTTGGAGGAACGAGAGCTGACAGTGCTAGAGCTGGAGCAGCAGGTGGAGCAGATGGGGTCAGAGGTTGGGGATCGAACTCAGCTGTTGGAAAGTGTACAAAGTGACCGCACAGCTCTGTCACGTGCTCTCAGCCAGAACAAGGAACTCAAGATTCAGCTGGCAGAACTTCAGAATGGGTTTGTCAAAATG AGTAATGACAACATGGAGTTAGTAACCAAGCTACAGGCAGTGGAGCATAGCAACAATGACATGGCTGCACGGCTGGCAATTCAAGAAGATGACACAAAAGATTTACGAGAGCta gtgTCTAGAAAGGAGCAGGAAGTGCAGGCCTACAAGGAGGAGCTGCAGGTTGTCCAGCGCCAGCAATACCATCAAGACCAGATACAGGACCGGCTCAGACACTATGAGGCCCAGGCACAACTGGTAGAGACACTACAAAACGAACTGACTTCTGCACAG GACATGATGGAGGCACTGACTACTCAGAATAGTGAACTGCGCACCATGCTCATTAAGGCAACTGAGGTGAAGCAGCATCCAGAGAGCAGTGATGAAAATGGGGCCTCATCACATCGTGACGAACTG ATTGAAAGTCTGACAGCATCTATCAGACAGCTGGAGATGGAACGTACTCAACTATATGAAAACCTCAAGGAACAGCGGCATCTTTCTGACAACCTCAGTGTGAAGGTTGCCGACCTGCAGGAAGACGTGattagaaaat CTACAGACTATGTGAACTCTGACAAGATCAGTTGGTCCGAATATGAACAGCTGAAGACAGCCATGGAGATGATTcag GAAAAATACACCCGTGTCATGAAAGACAAGGCAGAGCTGTCAGACAAGGCTGATCAGCTGGAGCACCTGGTGGTACAACTGCAAGGAGAGACGGACACCATCGGCGAGTACATCTCTCTCTATCATCACCAGCGGGCACTCCTGCAGCAAAGGGAGTTGCAGAAGAATGACTACATTTCTCAGCTGGCTCGTGACAGAGAACAGTTgcag GACAAGTTGGGTGAATTGCAAGCCCTTGTCATGCAATTGTTAGGGGAACGAAAGATGCTACACAGCTACCATGAAGAATCAGGTGCTGGTACTCAACAACAGCATGAtggtcaccaccaccatcaccacccgcACCACCCGCACCACCATGCTTCCCTAGATCCAACCATCCAGCCTCATCTGACACCACACAAGAGTGTGATGAATGGTCCAGTGGAGAACAACTAtcaag ACTGGCCTGATTATACAAGTTCAGAGTCAGACACAGAGAGTGAAGTTGAGCCAATCGTTGGGGGAACAGATACATCCCCTCCCAGCCTTCTCCAGGAAGCATCAGATGAGATGGTGACACAGCACACTCATGACCCGGAACAATCTTCAGGACAGCATCACACACATTCCCATAGCTCCTGCACTGTGACTGGTAATGCCTGCACCATTCGTGAGGAGGACCAGACTGCTCATCGTATTCTAAACCTTCTTTCTGAGTTGGGACACTCTAACCTCGTGGAAAAAGTCCCCTTTGCTGAAAGGAACTTCCTACCCTGTAAATACTGTAAGGGTGCCATACAGGTAATATGA
- the LOC112575247 gene encoding golgin subfamily A member 2-like isoform X1 produces MRTHQPKMADSSKKDKIAAAKKKLKQFQQRSGRTPSRSPARQAPPHTAAVDECEGSVKDNDKTSRKSSCNISPASQELVINISNRGRPVSKVLGNLQTSSQNEPKTSFGTNMESQNNSSQAFAPWFPSARTTASTESLHQLSRQLNGLLAETAEFTGNGDESGNSSVEELEKRNRELAASLELHSQANEQLNTQNQQLRDRVKNLQEQLESEKNTFHEKYKKDVASLKEQLQVHIQTIGILVAEKTELQSQVGQSQRIADQRLEEIEELSGRLKASRQRVADLERSLSTSSQSGHQLEKLEQVNREHAKEIDRLKLELYKSNKGLEESQQQISELVSKLNSKGKETEEQEATIEDLRKRLEMAEIYAQQLSSETESYGGNVKMITDLETEKDTLQLKIKQIEESLQSVRQEKEQIRDHFQQNADQLTHQIQHLTKQVAALSEEREILLVKQHEQESVVLELQHKLQNSENNQQKGENIVAQAHLANDFEQLKKDLQELQERHEAQIRDNAQLSRLLEERELTVLELEQQVEQMGSEVGDRTQLLESVQSDRTALSRALSQNKELKIQLAELQNGFVKMSNDNMELVTKLQAVEHSNNDMAARLAIQEDDTKDLRELVSRKEQEVQAYKEELQVVQRQQYHQDQIQDRLRHYEAQAQLVETLQNELTSAQDMMEALTTQNSELRTMLIKATEVKQHPESSDENGASSHRDELIESLTASIRQLEMERTQLYENLKEQRHLSDNLSVKVADLQEDVIRKSTDYVNSDKISWSEYEQLKTAMEMIQEKYTRVMKDKAELSDKADQLEHLVVQLQGETDTIGEYISLYHHQRALLQQRELQKNDYISQLARDREQLQDKLGELQALVMQLLGERKMLHSYHEESGAGTQQQHDGHHHHHHPHHPHHHASLDPTIQPHLTPHKSVMNGPVENNYQDWPDYTSSESDTESEVEPIVGGTDTSPPSLLQEASDEMVTQHTHDPEQSSGQHHTHSHSSCTVTGNACTIREEDQTAHRILNLLSELGHSNLVEKVPFAERNFLPCKYCKGAIQVI; encoded by the exons ATGCGCACGCATCAGCCGAAAATGGCCGACAGTagcaagaaagacaaaattgcAGCTGCAAAAAAGAAG TTGAAACAGTTTCAGCAGCGTTCAGGGCGCACGCCTAGCCGATCACCTGCTCGCCAAGCACCTCCTCacactgctgctgttgatgagtGTGAGGGCAGTGTCAAGGACAATGATAAGACATCACGCAAGTCTAGTTGCAACATTTCACCAGCTTCCCAAGAG CTAGTGATCAATATCAGTAACAGGGGTCGACCTGTCAGTAAAGTTTTGGGAAATTTGCAGACATCAAGCCAGAATGAGCCAAA AACATCCTTTGGAACAAACATGGAGAGCCAAAACAATTCATCGCAAGCCTTTGCTCCTTGGTTTCCCTCAGCCAG GACTACAGCATCCACAGAGAGTCTGCACCAGCTGTCACGGCAACTGAATGGTTTGCTAGCTGAG ACTGCTGAGTTCACTGGAAATGGTGATGAGTCTGGAAATTCTAGTGTAGAGGAGCTTGAG aaaagaaacagagaattGGCAGCCTCACTGGAGCTACATTCACAAGCAAATGAGCAGCTAAACACTCAAAACCAGCAGTTG AGAGACCGTGTAAAGAACCTGCAAGAGCAGTTAGAGAGTGAGAAGAACACTTTTCatgaaaagtacaaaaaggATGTTGCTTCCTTGAAGGAACAGCTGCAG GTCCATATTCAAACAATTGGCATCCTTGTAGCAGAAAAAACAGAGCTACAGTCACAAGTGGGCCAGTCCCAGAGGATAGCAGATCAAAGATTAG AGGAGATTGAGGAACTGAGTGGGCGGCTAAAAGCATCAAGACAGCGGGTAGCTGATCTGGAAAGAAGCTTGTCAACATCATCTCAGTCAGGCCATCAGCTAGAGAAG CTGGAACAG gtcaACAGGGAGCATGCCAAGGAGATAGATCGACTAAAATTAGAGTTGTATAAATCCAA CAAAGGTCTTGAAGAAAGCCAGCAACAAATATCAGAACTTGTTTCAAAATTGAATTCCAAG GGTAAAGAGACAGAAGAACAGGAAGCTACAATAGAAGACCTCAGAAAACGTCTGGAGATGGCAGAGATCTATGCCCAGCAG TTGTCAAGTGAGACTGAGAGTTATGGTGGCAATGTGAAGATGATAACAGAtctggagacagagaaagacacactgcagctgaaaataaaacag ATTGAAGAGAGCCTACAGTCCGTGAGACAGGAGAAAGAGCAAATTCGTGACCACTTTCAGCAGAATGCAGATCAGCTGACTCACCAGATCCAGCATTTGACAAAGCAG GTGGCAGCACTGTCTGAAGAAAGGGAAATACTGCTTGTAAAGCAGCATGAACAGGAAAGTGTGGTGCTGGAGCTGCAGCATAAATTGC aaaattctgAAAACAATCAACAGAAGGGAGAAAATATTGTGGCACAAGCCCATCTTGCTAATGATTTTGAACAGTTGAAGAAAGATCTTCAGGAACTTCAGGAAAGGCATGAAGCACAGATACGCGACAATGCCCAGCTGAGCAG ATTGTTGGAGGAACGAGAGCTGACAGTGCTAGAGCTGGAGCAGCAGGTGGAGCAGATGGGGTCAGAGGTTGGGGATCGAACTCAGCTGTTGGAAAGTGTACAAAGTGACCGCACAGCTCTGTCACGTGCTCTCAGCCAGAACAAGGAACTCAAGATTCAGCTGGCAGAACTTCAGAATGGGTTTGTCAAAATG AGTAATGACAACATGGAGTTAGTAACCAAGCTACAGGCAGTGGAGCATAGCAACAATGACATGGCTGCACGGCTGGCAATTCAAGAAGATGACACAAAAGATTTACGAGAGCta gtgTCTAGAAAGGAGCAGGAAGTGCAGGCCTACAAGGAGGAGCTGCAGGTTGTCCAGCGCCAGCAATACCATCAAGACCAGATACAGGACCGGCTCAGACACTATGAGGCCCAGGCACAACTGGTAGAGACACTACAAAACGAACTGACTTCTGCACAG GACATGATGGAGGCACTGACTACTCAGAATAGTGAACTGCGCACCATGCTCATTAAGGCAACTGAGGTGAAGCAGCATCCAGAGAGCAGTGATGAAAATGGGGCCTCATCACATCGTGACGAACTG ATTGAAAGTCTGACAGCATCTATCAGACAGCTGGAGATGGAACGTACTCAACTATATGAAAACCTCAAGGAACAGCGGCATCTTTCTGACAACCTCAGTGTGAAGGTTGCCGACCTGCAGGAAGACGTGattagaaaat CTACAGACTATGTGAACTCTGACAAGATCAGTTGGTCCGAATATGAACAGCTGAAGACAGCCATGGAGATGATTcag GAAAAATACACCCGTGTCATGAAAGACAAGGCAGAGCTGTCAGACAAGGCTGATCAGCTGGAGCACCTGGTGGTACAACTGCAAGGAGAGACGGACACCATCGGCGAGTACATCTCTCTCTATCATCACCAGCGGGCACTCCTGCAGCAAAGGGAGTTGCAGAAGAATGACTACATTTCTCAGCTGGCTCGTGACAGAGAACAGTTgcag GACAAGTTGGGTGAATTGCAAGCCCTTGTCATGCAATTGTTAGGGGAACGAAAGATGCTACACAGCTACCATGAAGAATCAGGTGCTGGTACTCAACAACAGCATGAtggtcaccaccaccatcaccacccgcACCACCCGCACCACCATGCTTCCCTAGATCCAACCATCCAGCCTCATCTGACACCACACAAGAGTGTGATGAATGGTCCAGTGGAGAACAACTAtcaag ACTGGCCTGATTATACAAGTTCAGAGTCAGACACAGAGAGTGAAGTTGAGCCAATCGTTGGGGGAACAGATACATCCCCTCCCAGCCTTCTCCAGGAAGCATCAGATGAGATGGTGACACAGCACACTCATGACCCGGAACAATCTTCAGGACAGCATCACACACATTCCCATAGCTCCTGCACTGTGACTGGTAATGCCTGCACCATTCGTGAGGAGGACCAGACTGCTCATCGTATTCTAAACCTTCTTTCTGAGTTGGGACACTCTAACCTCGTGGAAAAAGTCCCCTTTGCTGAAAGGAACTTCCTACCCTGTAAATACTGTAAGGGTGCCATACAGGTAATATGA
- the LOC112575247 gene encoding golgin subfamily A member 2-like isoform X4 translates to MESQNNSSQAFAPWFPSARTTASTESLHQLSRQLNGLLAETAEFTGNGDESGNSSVEELEKRNRELAASLELHSQANEQLNTQNQQLRDRVKNLQEQLESEKNTFHEKYKKDVASLKEQLQVHIQTIGILVAEKTELQSQVGQSQRIADQRLEEIEELSGRLKASRQRVADLERSLSTSSQSGHQLEKLEQVNREHAKEIDRLKLELYKSNKGLEESQQQISELVSKLNSKGKETEEQEATIEDLRKRLEMAEIYAQQLSSETESYGGNVKMITDLETEKDTLQLKIKQIEESLQSVRQEKEQIRDHFQQNADQLTHQIQHLTKQVAALSEEREILLVKQHEQESVVLELQHKLQNSENNQQKGENIVAQAHLANDFEQLKKDLQELQERHEAQIRDNAQLSRLLEERELTVLELEQQVEQMGSEVGDRTQLLESVQSDRTALSRALSQNKELKIQLAELQNGFVKMSNDNMELVTKLQAVEHSNNDMAARLAIQEDDTKDLRELVSRKEQEVQAYKEELQVVQRQQYHQDQIQDRLRHYEAQAQLVETLQNELTSAQDMMEALTTQNSELRTMLIKATEVKQHPESSDENGASSHRDELIESLTASIRQLEMERTQLYENLKEQRHLSDNLSVKVADLQEDVIRKSTDYVNSDKISWSEYEQLKTAMEMIQEKYTRVMKDKAELSDKADQLEHLVVQLQGETDTIGEYISLYHHQRALLQQRELQKNDYISQLARDREQLQDKLGELQALVMQLLGERKMLHSYHEESGAGTQQQHDGHHHHHHPHHPHHHASLDPTIQPHLTPHKSVMNGPVENNYQDWPDYTSSESDTESEVEPIVGGTDTSPPSLLQEASDEMVTQHTHDPEQSSGQHHTHSHSSCTVTGNACTIREEDQTAHRILNLLSELGHSNLVEKVPFAERNFLPCKYCKGAIQVI, encoded by the exons ATGGAGAGCCAAAACAATTCATCGCAAGCCTTTGCTCCTTGGTTTCCCTCAGCCAG GACTACAGCATCCACAGAGAGTCTGCACCAGCTGTCACGGCAACTGAATGGTTTGCTAGCTGAG ACTGCTGAGTTCACTGGAAATGGTGATGAGTCTGGAAATTCTAGTGTAGAGGAGCTTGAG aaaagaaacagagaattGGCAGCCTCACTGGAGCTACATTCACAAGCAAATGAGCAGCTAAACACTCAAAACCAGCAGTTG AGAGACCGTGTAAAGAACCTGCAAGAGCAGTTAGAGAGTGAGAAGAACACTTTTCatgaaaagtacaaaaaggATGTTGCTTCCTTGAAGGAACAGCTGCAG GTCCATATTCAAACAATTGGCATCCTTGTAGCAGAAAAAACAGAGCTACAGTCACAAGTGGGCCAGTCCCAGAGGATAGCAGATCAAAGATTAG AGGAGATTGAGGAACTGAGTGGGCGGCTAAAAGCATCAAGACAGCGGGTAGCTGATCTGGAAAGAAGCTTGTCAACATCATCTCAGTCAGGCCATCAGCTAGAGAAG CTGGAACAG gtcaACAGGGAGCATGCCAAGGAGATAGATCGACTAAAATTAGAGTTGTATAAATCCAA CAAAGGTCTTGAAGAAAGCCAGCAACAAATATCAGAACTTGTTTCAAAATTGAATTCCAAG GGTAAAGAGACAGAAGAACAGGAAGCTACAATAGAAGACCTCAGAAAACGTCTGGAGATGGCAGAGATCTATGCCCAGCAG TTGTCAAGTGAGACTGAGAGTTATGGTGGCAATGTGAAGATGATAACAGAtctggagacagagaaagacacactgcagctgaaaataaaacag ATTGAAGAGAGCCTACAGTCCGTGAGACAGGAGAAAGAGCAAATTCGTGACCACTTTCAGCAGAATGCAGATCAGCTGACTCACCAGATCCAGCATTTGACAAAGCAG GTGGCAGCACTGTCTGAAGAAAGGGAAATACTGCTTGTAAAGCAGCATGAACAGGAAAGTGTGGTGCTGGAGCTGCAGCATAAATTGC aaaattctgAAAACAATCAACAGAAGGGAGAAAATATTGTGGCACAAGCCCATCTTGCTAATGATTTTGAACAGTTGAAGAAAGATCTTCAGGAACTTCAGGAAAGGCATGAAGCACAGATACGCGACAATGCCCAGCTGAGCAG ATTGTTGGAGGAACGAGAGCTGACAGTGCTAGAGCTGGAGCAGCAGGTGGAGCAGATGGGGTCAGAGGTTGGGGATCGAACTCAGCTGTTGGAAAGTGTACAAAGTGACCGCACAGCTCTGTCACGTGCTCTCAGCCAGAACAAGGAACTCAAGATTCAGCTGGCAGAACTTCAGAATGGGTTTGTCAAAATG AGTAATGACAACATGGAGTTAGTAACCAAGCTACAGGCAGTGGAGCATAGCAACAATGACATGGCTGCACGGCTGGCAATTCAAGAAGATGACACAAAAGATTTACGAGAGCta gtgTCTAGAAAGGAGCAGGAAGTGCAGGCCTACAAGGAGGAGCTGCAGGTTGTCCAGCGCCAGCAATACCATCAAGACCAGATACAGGACCGGCTCAGACACTATGAGGCCCAGGCACAACTGGTAGAGACACTACAAAACGAACTGACTTCTGCACAG GACATGATGGAGGCACTGACTACTCAGAATAGTGAACTGCGCACCATGCTCATTAAGGCAACTGAGGTGAAGCAGCATCCAGAGAGCAGTGATGAAAATGGGGCCTCATCACATCGTGACGAACTG ATTGAAAGTCTGACAGCATCTATCAGACAGCTGGAGATGGAACGTACTCAACTATATGAAAACCTCAAGGAACAGCGGCATCTTTCTGACAACCTCAGTGTGAAGGTTGCCGACCTGCAGGAAGACGTGattagaaaat CTACAGACTATGTGAACTCTGACAAGATCAGTTGGTCCGAATATGAACAGCTGAAGACAGCCATGGAGATGATTcag GAAAAATACACCCGTGTCATGAAAGACAAGGCAGAGCTGTCAGACAAGGCTGATCAGCTGGAGCACCTGGTGGTACAACTGCAAGGAGAGACGGACACCATCGGCGAGTACATCTCTCTCTATCATCACCAGCGGGCACTCCTGCAGCAAAGGGAGTTGCAGAAGAATGACTACATTTCTCAGCTGGCTCGTGACAGAGAACAGTTgcag GACAAGTTGGGTGAATTGCAAGCCCTTGTCATGCAATTGTTAGGGGAACGAAAGATGCTACACAGCTACCATGAAGAATCAGGTGCTGGTACTCAACAACAGCATGAtggtcaccaccaccatcaccacccgcACCACCCGCACCACCATGCTTCCCTAGATCCAACCATCCAGCCTCATCTGACACCACACAAGAGTGTGATGAATGGTCCAGTGGAGAACAACTAtcaag ACTGGCCTGATTATACAAGTTCAGAGTCAGACACAGAGAGTGAAGTTGAGCCAATCGTTGGGGGAACAGATACATCCCCTCCCAGCCTTCTCCAGGAAGCATCAGATGAGATGGTGACACAGCACACTCATGACCCGGAACAATCTTCAGGACAGCATCACACACATTCCCATAGCTCCTGCACTGTGACTGGTAATGCCTGCACCATTCGTGAGGAGGACCAGACTGCTCATCGTATTCTAAACCTTCTTTCTGAGTTGGGACACTCTAACCTCGTGGAAAAAGTCCCCTTTGCTGAAAGGAACTTCCTACCCTGTAAATACTGTAAGGGTGCCATACAGGTAATATGA